TCAAGTTTTCCTACACCTTCAGCAGTTTCAACTACGATACATATACTGCGAGAGTGATTAAATTGGACAATCAAGGTAACTTTGTAACCCAGGATAAAGATTTCTCGGGTAAGATTGTGCCCTCAGTTCCAAAGCACAACTTCTACTTCTCGGCAGCATGGAGCAAAGACCTGACTGAAAATCTTACAGGATTTGTTAAGGGGTCTGTAGTGCATATCTCTGACATGTACACAGACGATGCAAATTCGGAAAGCAACCCCTCCTACACTCTGTTGAATTCCGTTCTTGGTCTCGATCTCAAGGTTAAAAATCTCAATTTCATGCTCTCGGGTGGTGTAAATAATATCCTCGATAAAAGATACGCAGCCTTCCTTAACATAAATTCAACTTCTGCCAGATTTTATGAACTCGGTGAACCAAGAAATGCGTTTATATCTTTTACAATGGGATACAGGTTTTAATGCAGTAATGCAGTAATCCAATAATGTAGTAATGCAGTAATTTTCCGTATGAGGGGCATTCGTGCCCCTTTGCGATCTTTGCGTCCTCTGCGGTTTTTATAAAATAACGGAATATTAAATGTCACTTATACATACCGGATACTTTTTTAAGAAGGTTTTCCACCTCTTTGCATTTCTATGTTTATTAACCGTTGTTTCAGCTCAAAATTATACCCGTTTGGGTATCCCCAACTATCCTATATTTCCTTCTGCAGTCACACAAACTGAAGTCGTGGCTACCGTTAATCACAACTTCCCTGACATGATATTTGTATCAGCAAATGCCATCAGTTTTTCCCCGCAGTTTTTTGTCAGTGAGGGTATATATGTCTCGACCAATGGTGGAACCTCCTTTTTCGGAAGCGATACCTGTTCGGGTGGTCCCTCGATAGCTTTTCACGGTGGTGACCCGGGGGTGGTTATCGATAAAAACGGCACATTTGTCCTGACCCGAAACGGTAAAATACCCCTTTACGGACTTTATTCGCACAGATCAACTGATCAGGGAAGGACATGGTCGAATGCAAAATCAATTACAAATATTGAACTCGAAAGGGCGTGGCTTGCTTCCGATAATTCTCCGGCAAGTCCTTATTATGGAAGAATTTATGTCGCATGGGTGAGATACAGCCCCCCTTACCCTTTGGTTTTTGTTTATTCCGATGACGGTGGACAAAACTGGTCGGCAATACAACAAATCAACTCTCCAACTGACAGAAACTACGGGGGTGGACTTGTGGTTGATAACTCCGGAGTGGTCTATGCAGTCTGGGCAGCGGTTACATCTGTCTCACCATTTACGGAAAAATACACAGGTTTTGCAAAATCCACCAACGGTGGCACTTCCTGGACTGTAACCGAAAACGCTTTTGTAACCAATGGTATTCAGGGGGTACTCCCGACAAAACAGAATATTAGAGTAAACAGCAATCCCCAGCTTGCCATCGATCTTTCGGGCGGAGTGTCAAACGGCTGGCTTTATGTAATCACCACCCAAAAAAACACTTCTGTGGCGGGGTCTGATCCCGATATCATATTTAATCGCTCGACGGACGGAGGAGCTACCTGGTCGGGTGGAATTCGAGTAAATCAGGATCCGCTAAACAACGGTAAAATCCAGTTCTTTCCTGCGATGACGGTGGATGAGTTCGGCGGGATCAATGTGATTTATTACGATGACAGAGCGACAACCTCTGACTCCGCAGGCGTTTTTCTTGCAAGGTCTCTCGACCATGGTACCACATGGACAGAGTATGAGATTTCAGACAGAAATTTTAAGCCAACCCCGATTGGCGGATTGGGACAGGGATATCAGGGAGACAACATCTCAATAGTTTACCGGCAAAACACCCTTCATCCTTTCTGGATGGACAACCGCTCGGGCATTTATCAGATTCAAACAATTAAAATCCCCCTTTCCACAGTCGGAATCGAAGAAAACTCTTTAGAAACCCCGGCAGATTTCAGAATGGGAAATGCAACACCAAATCCCTTCAATCCGCAAACTGGATTCACTCTCGATATCCCTGCATCATCTGATCTTCAGATTACCCTGTATGACAGCCGCGGAGCACTCATCAAAACCATTTTCAACGGAACAAAAGAACCGGGCACCCACCACTTCACAATAGACGGATCAGGTCTCCCCTCGGGAGTCTATTTCGTGCAGGTTTTCGCCGGGAACAAGAGACTGGTGCAGAAGATTTTGCTTTTGAAGTAGGGAGTTAATTTTCCGGCATAAACCCATTTTTTCCGAATAAGCTTCTTTTCATTCTATATTCTCTTCAGGAAGTTAAAACTTTGCATAAATATTTTCCGGAAGATATATGATTACAAATGAACAACTTAATAAGATTTTTGTCACACAGAACGAGCAATTTGTGTCTGTCTTGGGGCAGAGTTATGTCGCAAGTATTCTGCAGGGAGATATAAGCAACGGGGTTCTGTTGCTTAGTAACGAGAGAGTATACCAAAAGGGGCGGGTCTTCAACCTGTTTGGACAAAGTTTTTATTCGGAATCGATAATCAATGTTGCCGATATCACGGGTACCAGGTATGTCCAGTTGAGCAATCCGCGGCTTTTGATCTTATTCTTTTTGATCATTCCTTTGATTCTTTACTTTCTTTTTCGCAAGAGGCTATTCATAATTGAGCACCCGGGTGGATATGTCGCCGTAAAAGCAAGTTGGTATGATCCGAGAGAGATAAGGGAGTTCCAAAAGGCCATTTACAAACTTCAAGACAGCCGGCAACCTTACCGGTAACTGCGGGGAAACAATGGCGACAGATTTTTCAAAGGTTTTACTCGACCCTGAAGAAAGAATCATCAAGGTAGTCGGACAAGGCTATATTGCCTCATTGATGGACGGGTCACTGGCTTCCACTTTTATAATCCTTACCGACAAACGAATATACTTCAGGGGTGTACAATTTTCCCTGCCTCTGAATCGGGCGACAGAGAATAAAATTGTCCCCCTTCGTAAAGTCACCGGTGTAAAGTTTGTTACTACAGAGTTTTGGATTCGCAAGATACTGGGGTTGATTTTTTTCCCTCTTGGTATAGCCGGTATAGCTCTCTCTTTAAGCAACAATTTCCATCGTAATTTTGGTTTGCATGTGGTAGTGATAGCGCTTACCATCCTGCTTATTCAATTTTCAATTGGTTTTTTATTTGACGCATTTTTTGGGAAACAGAAAATGTTTATTGTTGAATACCCCGGCGGGTCAATTGCCACCCTTGCCAAATTTTTCTCTGCGGCCGAGTTATATGATTTTCAACATTGTGT
The nucleotide sequence above comes from Ignavibacteria bacterium. Encoded proteins:
- a CDS encoding T9SS type A sorting domain-containing protein, translated to MSLIHTGYFFKKVFHLFAFLCLLTVVSAQNYTRLGIPNYPIFPSAVTQTEVVATVNHNFPDMIFVSANAISFSPQFFVSEGIYVSTNGGTSFFGSDTCSGGPSIAFHGGDPGVVIDKNGTFVLTRNGKIPLYGLYSHRSTDQGRTWSNAKSITNIELERAWLASDNSPASPYYGRIYVAWVRYSPPYPLVFVYSDDGGQNWSAIQQINSPTDRNYGGGLVVDNSGVVYAVWAAVTSVSPFTEKYTGFAKSTNGGTSWTVTENAFVTNGIQGVLPTKQNIRVNSNPQLAIDLSGGVSNGWLYVITTQKNTSVAGSDPDIIFNRSTDGGATWSGGIRVNQDPLNNGKIQFFPAMTVDEFGGINVIYYDDRATTSDSAGVFLARSLDHGTTWTEYEISDRNFKPTPIGGLGQGYQGDNISIVYRQNTLHPFWMDNRSGIYQIQTIKIPLSTVGIEENSLETPADFRMGNATPNPFNPQTGFTLDIPASSDLQITLYDSRGALIKTIFNGTKEPGTHHFTIDGSGLPSGVYFVQVFAGNKRLVQKILLLK